A single genomic interval of Schistocerca americana isolate TAMUIC-IGC-003095 chromosome 2, iqSchAmer2.1, whole genome shotgun sequence harbors:
- the LOC124594736 gene encoding uncharacterized protein LOC124594736 translates to MAKEMNEYSQTTNVSSPSEHSGCAKVTGCYSEEFSRTSPDNGRRNPFHINYLDKLRYPVCSPSLFKSIEKAISIPCQETEILTSCDINESDIFYDETLDSETEKAAQETISKFFEDASKDLFVTPDKVTNSFLIATGEMRADEDISLSYICDPSTLQHDIHLSTTWTQTNITFPSSLPEEVEEALTLHKKQVETELKLAKCRVCDTVCGKHSQGTQTDDWEMNAVSFKKVTRCSQTILSFPKTLTEELEALLSSYETFFEEVYTDIRMSMLKRQLFSEHYVSSPQFHNSSPLSVLDDGSPLQSESSVTPQCASVSLRHYGSPMMPRDILSPTGISPIVKPSNTNRFLSKLDFVSSNFETPHSMSPSAFLRVRGAIFPSLEDVSCQRN, encoded by the coding sequence ATGGCCAAAGAGATGAATGAATATTCACAAACTACAAACGTGAGCAGCCCTTCAGAACACAGTGGATGTGCAAAAGTTACTGGGTGTTATTCAGAAGAGTTTTCAAGAACTTCACCTGATAATGGCAGAAGAAACCCATTCCATATCAATTATTTGGACAAATTGAGGTACCCAGTTTGCAGTCCTTCTCTTTTCAAAAGCATTGAAAAAGCAATATCTATTCCCTGTCAAGAAACGGAAATATTAACATCTTGTGACATCAATGAAAGTGATATATTTTATGATGAAACATTGGACTCTGAAACAGAAAAAGCAGCACAAGAAACAATTTCAAAATTCTTTGAAGATGCCTCTAAAGATCTATTTGTTACACCTGACAAAGTGACAAATTCGTTTCTAATAGCTACAGGAGAGATGAGGGCAGATGAGGACATTTCTTTGAGTTATATCTGTGACCCATCAACTCTTCAACATGACATTCATCTTAGCACTACTTGGACACAAACAAACATTACATTCCCATCAAGTCTGCCTGAAGAAGTCGAAGAAGCTTTAACTTTACACAAAAAACAAGTTGAAACTGAACTGAAATTAGCTAAATGCAGAGTGTGTGATACTGTGTGTGGAAAGCATTCACAAGGTACCCAGACTGAtgactgggaaatgaatgctgtaAGTTTTAAAAAAGTTACAAGGTGCTCCCAGACAATATTGAGCTTCCCAAAAACATTAACAGAAGAATTAGAAGCTCTGTTGTCGTCATATGAAACTTTCTTTGAGGAAGTGTACACTGATATACGGATGTCAATGCTGAAACGTCAATTGTTCAGTGAACATTATGTTTCATCTCCACAGTTCCATAACAGCAGCCCACTTTCTGTGTTAGATGATGGTAGTCCTTTGCAGAGTGAGTCATCAGTTACACCTCAGTGTGCTTCTGTGAGCTTAAGACATTATGGATCCCCAATGATGCCCCGTGACATTTTATCGCCCACTGGTATATCCCCCATTGTGAAACCTTCAAATACAAATAGATTTCTATCGAAACTTGATTTCGTGTCCTCTAATTTTGAAACACCACATTCCATGTCTCCTTCAGCATTCTTGCGAGTGAGAGGTGCTATTTTTCCATCTCTAGAAGATGTCAGCTGTCAAAGGAACTAA
- the LOC124594737 gene encoding beta carbonic anhydrase 1, translating into MDRILRGIMKYRATDRKTMVEQFQRVRDNPEPKAVFFTCMDSRMIPTRFTETNIGDMFVVRNAGNVIPNSQNFPEEVTTTEPAALELGCVINDIRHVIVCGHSDCKAMNLLHRLKCEEFSSRDNRLISPLRAWLIAHANASLKKFEKLETGGFHQPLLFQAETPMRKFVAYIDPDNKFSIEDKLSQVNCLQQLQNIASYGFLKKRLETHQLHIHALWFDIYTGDIYYFSRQNKRFVEINEHTVMGLIKEVNRYYS; encoded by the exons ATGGACAGGATTTTGCGAGGTATAATGAAGTACAGAGCGACTGACAGGAAAACAATGGTAGAACAGTTTCAGAGAGTCAGGGATAATCCAGAG cCCAAAGCAGTATTTTTTACTTGCATGGACAGCCGAATGATTCCAACGCGCTTCACCGAGACAAATATCGGCGACATGTTTGTTG tccGGAATGCTGGTAATGTGATACCAAATTCACAGAATTTTCCAGAGGAAGTTACAACTACTGAACCAGCAGCATTGGAACTTGGTTGTGTTATAAATGACATCAGACATGTTATAGTATGTGGTCACTCAGATTGCAAG GCAATGAATTTGCTGCATCGCTTGAAGTGTGAAGAATTCTCTTCAAGGGATAATAGGCTTATATCACCTCTTCGTGCATGGCTTATTGCCCATGCCAATGCATCActtaagaaatttgaaaagttggaGACTGGAGGATTTCACCAACCATTGTTATTTCAAGCTGAGACTCCCATGCGCAAATTTGTGGCATATATTGATCCTGATAACAAATTCAGTATTGAAGACAAGCTGTCACAG GTCAATTGTCTCCAGCAACTACAGAACATCGCAAGTTACGGGTTCCTCAAGAAACGTTTGGAAACACATCAGTTGCATATACATGCGCTGTGGTTTGATATATACACAGGTGACATCTATTATTTTAGTCGGCAAAACAAACGTTTTGTGGAAATAAATGAGCATACTGTCATGGGACTAATAAAAGAAGTGAATAGGTACTACTCATAA